CCACCTCCGCCTTCTTCATCCCGAGGATGGTCCCGTTGAGGTAGGCGTTCTCGCGGCCGGTGAGGTCGGGGTGGAAGCCGGTGCCGACTTCGAGGAGGGAGGCCACGCGGCCGTAGATGTCGATGCTCCCCGTCGTAGGCTCGGTGATCCGGCTGAGCACCTTGAGCAGCGTGCTCTTGCCCGCGCCGTTGCGCCCGATGAGCCCGACGACCTCGCCGTGCTTCACGTCGAACGAGATGTCGCGGAGGGCCCAGAGCACGTCGGCCTCATCGGCCTCGCCGAAGACGCTCAGCTTGCGGAGGTCTCGGAAGCTCTTCAGCGGCGCCTTCAGCACGCCTAAGGCGGCGCCGGCTAGGGTCTCGGAGCGCTCCTCCAGCATCCCGATGCGGTAGCGCTTGCCGATGCCGTCGATACGAATGGCCAGGTTGCTCATAGCAGCGTGCTCATAGCAGGGTACAGAGTGATCAGGCGACGTCGGCGAAGGTCCGCTCCATGCGGCGGAAGAGGAGGCTCCCCGTGATCACGAGGAAAGCCGCGACGCCGGCACCGATGGCGATGAGGTCCCACGGCATCGGGACGGTCCCGAGCAGCGAGGCCCGGAAGCCCTCGATCACGCCGGCCATGGGATAGAGCCCGTAGACGAGGCGGAGCGTCTCGCCCCAGACGGGGAACTTCTCCACGATGAGGGACACGGGCCAGACGACGGGCGCGGCGTACATCAGCAGCTGCATCGCGAAGGTCATCGCCTGGTTCACGTCCCGGTACTGCACCGAGAGCGACGAGAGCCAGAGCCCCGCGCCGAAAGCCGTCGCCACCATGATGAGGATGAGGAGCGGGAGGAAGACCACGTTCAGCGTCGGCGCCACGCCGTAGTACACCATGAGCCCGGCGAGGACGACGGAGGCGATGGCGAAATCGACGAGCCCGGTGATCACGGGGGCCAGCGGGATGATCAGGCGCGGGAAGTAGACCTTCGTGAAGATGCCCTTCTGCGCCGTGAGGCTGTTCGTGGCCCCGCCGAGCGCGCCCGAGAAGTACGTCCACGGCAGCAGCGCCGCGTACGAGAAGAGGGCGTACGGCGCGCCGTCGGAGGGCACCGCCGCGAGGTTACCGAAGATGACGGTGAAGACGACCATGCTGAACACCGGGCGGATCACCGCCCACGCGTAGCCGAGCACGGTCTGCTTGTAGCGGGCCGACACGTCGCGGAGGACGAACTGGGTGAGGAGGTCGCGGTAGGCGACGAGCTCACGCCAGTTCACGAGCCGCCACCCCTTCGGCGGCTCGATCCGGATGAAGGGCTCGCCCTGCGCCTGATCGTCCCGACCGGGGGGTCGGGGCTGGACGGCTAGCGGCGAGGGCTGGGTTGCTTGGGCTTCCATACGGTAGAAATGGGCGGCGACACCGGGGACGGCGTCACCATACAGGGTATCGTTATGCGGATTCCGCGACGGGCTCGCAGATCGTTTCGGACCGGGGGTCGGCGGTAGGAACAAACACGTGGTCCACCACCTCGTGCCATCGCTCGCGGAACCGATCGAACGAAAAGTAAGCCAGCCCCTCGGGGGCCCCGTCGTGCTCGGTCGCTAAAGCTCGAAGGATTCCGCGCCGGACGGAGGCCGCGTCGTCGGGGTCGACGACCTCGCCGAGGGCGCCGTCGCGGACGGCCTCGCGGCTGGCGTCGTGGCTGCTCGCCACCACAGGCACACCGCATGCCAGCGCCTCCAGGTACACGATACCGAACCCCTCCCCCCTCCCCGGCATGACGAAGGCGTCGGCTAAACGGTAGTGGTCGGCTTTCTCCTCCTCAGGGATGTAGCCGGCGAACACGACGCGGTCACCCACGCCGAGCTCGACGGCCTTCCGTTCCAGACGCGGCCGGTCGCCGCCGTCGCCGCATACGAGGTAGGCGAGGTCGGGGTGGGCCGGCGCGAGGGCGGCCACGGCCTCGAGCGTTTCGTCGAAGCCCTTGTAGCGCTCGGCAGGGTCCATCCGCCCGAGGGTGAGCAGCACCCGCTTCCCCGCCAGCCCGTAGCGGGCGAGGAGGTCCGGCCGCTTCGAACCGGGGCCGAACCCGGAGGCATCGATGCAGTTCGGCACGACGAACCCCTTCCGCTCGTCGACCCCGGTCCACGCCGCGAAGCGCCGCTTCGAGACGTCGCTGACGGCGATGAAGGCGTCGAGGCGCCGGAAGGCCCGCCTCGTGAGGCGCAGCGCTACGCCCTGCTGCGTCGGCCCCCACGCCTCGATGCCGTGGATGACGAGGAGGAGCGGCACCCGCTTCCACAACGCCGCGAGCACGGCGAGGGGCAGAAGGTAGACATGCCCACACACGACGCCGTCGAAGTGCCCGCCTCTCAGGAGCGTCCGCCCGACGGCGCGCACGTATCCGACCTTGCCGCCGGCGGCCTCGTGGTGGTAGGTCAGCCCCCCCGGCATCAGCCGCGTCACGGGCTCCGGCATCACGCGGGGCAGCGCCACTACCTCCGTCGTCGCCGGGTGGCTGCAGAGGGCCGCGAGAAGGTCGCGGTTGAACTTCGCGATCCCGCCGCGCCCGCCGAAGGCATCGGTCACGAGCGTGAGCAGCCTCATGGCGCCCCCGTGTGTCGGGTCCCCGTGGGGCGACCCCCCGTGTATCGGGCGTGGACCTCGCGCGCCCACCCACGCAGTCCGCGGTCGGACGACGAGACGAGCCCCTCTTCGAGCATCCACCGCCGGACGGGCGTCGTGAACCCCGTCTTCGGCCGGTTGAGCACGGCGTCGGGGAGCCCACGCGCCGGCGTCTCGGCCATGCTGTGCTTGCCGAGCGTCGGGTCGGCGGCGAGGAGCGGGGCGACGTCGTGGAGCAGCTTCCAGTCGACGAGCGGCGTGCGGACCTCGAGCGAGTGGGCCATGCTCGCCCAGTCGGTGTCGCGGAGGAGCTGGTTGCGCATGTACCACGTCGATTCGAGCGCGGAGATCTTCAGCCGGTCCCGCTCGATCCCGCGCGTCGTGGCTTCGAGCCGCGCCCGCGTGTCGAGCGTGCGCCACCCCTCGCGCACGAGATCCGGGTCGAGGAGGCCGGGCAGCTCCCACGGCATGAAGAGGCTGCGGCGGAGGATGTACGCGCCGGCGACGTCGTTGCCGTACTCGAGCAGGCCCGCGTACTTCGGCGACGTGAACCGGCCGAGCACCGGAGCCGCGACGGCGCGGACGCCCGGCCCGATCCGCCCCGCGAGCGGGACGCGGCCGACGAGCCCGACGAGCCGCGGGATCTCGGTGAAGCTGGGGTAGCCGCCGAAGAGCTCGTCGCCGCCGAGACCGGAGAGCGCGACCTTCAGCCCGGCCTGCGCGGCCGCCCGGCTCACGAAGTAGCTGTTGACCCCGTCGAGCGTCGGCTGGTCCATCGCCGCGAGGAAGTCGTCGAAGGAGGCGTGGAAGTCGGCGCGGTCGATCCACACCGTGTCGTGCTGCGCGCCGTAGTGGGCCGCGACGGCCTCGGCGAGAGGGACCTCGTCGTCGGCCGTGCCCCGGTACTCCTCAAACCCGAGCGTGACGGTGCGGAGCCGCCCGCCGACCTCGGCCGCGAGCGCGGCGAGCGTCGTCGAGTCCCGGCCTGAGGAGAGGAACACGCCCACGTCGACGTCGGCGACGAGGTGGTGCCTCACGCTGTCGAGGAGCGCCGCGCGCAGTTCGTCGGGGGCGTGGCCCCGGAAAGCATCGGCGTCCGTCTCCGCGGCGCTGAGCGCGTCAGATACGGAAGCGAAGCACCGCTCCCGCTTCTCCCCCGATCGGTCGACCCACAGCGAGTGGCCGGGCGGGAGCGCGCGGATGCCGCGGTAGAGCGTGTGCGGCTCCGGGACGTGGCCCCACAGGAAGAACCCGACGTGGCCCGCCGGGTCCGGCCCGGTGTCGATCCCGCCCCCGGCGAGGAGGGCCTTGACCTGCGACGCCGCCCAGAGCGTCCGCCCGTCGTCGGCGACGTAGAGCGGCTTGATGCCGTAGGGGTCGCGGGCGAGGAAGAGCCCGCCGCGCTCGGCGTCCCAGAGCGCGAAGGCGAACATCCCGCGCAGCTCGCCGAGCATCTCCTCGCCACGCTCGGCCCAGAGGTGGAGGAGCACTTCCGTGTCCGAGTGCGAGCGGAACTGGTGCCCGGCCTTCTCGAGCCGGTCGCGGATCGCCTGGTAGTTGTAGATCTCGCCGTTGAACGCGATCACGTGCGCGCCGGAGCCTGCGCTAGAACCCGCGCTGGATACTCCCCCACCGGACACCATCGGCTGCGCGCCGTCCGCGGAGAGGTCGATGATGGAGAGCCGGCGGTGGCCCAGCCCGGCGCGGCCGTCGGGAGCGAACCACGTCCCCTCGCCGTCGGGGCCACGCCTGCTCATCTGGTCGCACGTCCGCCCTAGCGCGGCTCGGTCCACGCCGGACCCGTCGTTGTAGGCAAACGCCGCTGCTATCCCGCACATAGGGTCTTTTCTCTCACGCCGTCGGTGAATCCCGAGCCGCTCGGGGCTGGTCCCCCCGTCTGCGCTCAGGGCTCGGGGGACGAGTTGATGAACGGAGTGTAGGGCAAATATTCGGCCAGCGTGCGCGAAGGTCTGAACAAGCTCGGCGCCTGCCCCCTCCCCTTTCCCGCTCGCCCGCCGCTATCCCGCGCTGGTTCACTCGGGTGCGCTGGAGCGTGAGCGGCGCTAGCTCTCCGCCATGGCCTCGCGCCACAGCGCCATCATCTCGGCGCGGAGGCTCGCCTGGGCCGCTACGCCTGCGGGGTTCTTCCGGACGATCTGCCGGACGAACGGGTCGAGCCGCTCGGTCGCACGCCGTTCGAGGTCCGCCTGCTCCTCACCCGACCGCTCGGCGAGCCACGCCTGGAACGCCGACCGCTCGGGGTCCCGCTGGGGGTCCGGCTTCGACGCCGGACGTGGGGTCGCGGGGCGCGCGCTCGTGGGATCGACGGGCAGCTCGAGCGCCTGCTGCGCGGGGTCGCGCGCGGCGTCCCCCTTGCGCCGCGTCCGGCGCGCCGGCGCCTGCTCCCGCGATTCGTGCTCGTCCTTCCGGCGGATGTAGAGCTTCACCGCCGTCGGCGTACGACCGTCGCGGACGATGTCGTACGTGACCTCGAGGTCGGTGAACTTCCGGATCTCGCGGCGGGCCTGCTCGAGCACGCGGCGGCGGAAGTCGTAGAACCGGGGGTACTTGTCCTCGACGGCGAGCATCGTCCGCAGCGCGTCGAGCTCGATCGTGCGGTGCCCGACGTCGGCGTACTGCTGGGCGAGCTCGTAGATCCGGATGGAGTACGGGCTCTGGAAGCGCATGACGTGCTCGAGCATGTAGCGGGTGAATCGCCGCTTGAGCTGGAGCAGGAACGGTCGCATGTCCTGGTTGAACCGGGCGATGATGTAGCCCGGGGCCGGCTCGACGTACGAGAGGAGGTTGTACCCCCGCCACCGCCCGCTCTCGGCCATGACGTAGATCTTCTGGTTGAGGAGGACGTGGGCCGCCTCCGCCGCCCGCTCGTAGTACGCGTTCCCCGTCACGTGGCCCTGGTCGAGGAGGTCCCCGATGTAGACCGTCTGGTTCCCGAAGTCGTCGGCGTCGAGGTCGAGTTGGGCGATCATGAGCAGGATCATCCGCTGCTGGAGCACGGTCCAGTCATACTTCGCGTTGATCAGGTCGTTGGATTTCACGACCCAGTCGCGGCGCAGCGGCACGTCCTGGAGGGGTTGCATGAGCGGTCTCGAACGACAGATTGAGGAACGCGGCGCTGACGTGCCCCCTCGTGCGCTCTTCGTCGGGGGCCCTAGCATCGGCCGAGCATCCGTCAAGTATAGCCGTAGCGCCCCCGCCGATGCGAGGGCTTTCCTCAATCTGTCGTGCTTAGCCGGACTCGAAACGCCGAATCCAGCTCGTATGAACCCATTCCTTCCTCAATCTGTCGTGCTTAGATCCGGCCGGCCGTGCTCTGCACAGCGACGCTCCCTTCCTCAATCTGTCGTTCGGGGCGTTCTATCTCCCTCCCACGCGGCGCTCAGGGGCTTCCTCAATCTGTCGTTCGGGGTCTTTCCTCAATCTGTCGTTCGAACAACCCAGGGCTTTCCTCAATCTGTCGTCGCAGTCCTCAATCTGTCGTCGATATTTCCTCAATCTGTCGTTCGAATCTCCTCAATCTGTCGTTCGAGACGTCGTTTAAACTCATTAAACACAATAACCTTAGAGAGGGGTCCAAATATACAAATATTCAAATAGCAAATATACAAATGGGATTTTGAGATGGTTAGGGTTCTTGACCCCGCTCCATCTTAGCTCTGCCCGGGGGCTGCGACACTCCTCCGTCCCTACCCCCTCGTCCGCTCCAGGTACTCCCGGATGAGCTCTTGGAGCACGTCCGTCATCGTCCTCCCCGCCATCCCCGTCACGCCCTTGAACTGCTGGTGGAGGTCGGAGGGCACGTCGAGGTTGATCCGCTTCATCCGAGGCTTGCTCCGCTCCGCAGGGTGTTCCTCGCGCTTCGCGGTACGCTCAGCGGCCACCTCCTCGGTTTCCTGCGTCTTTGAAACGGATGGGTCTGAACCGGACGGGCTGGGCGGTGCCGCATCCCCGACCTCCGCCAAGAGGCTGTCGAGGTCGCCTACGTAGCTCCCCGGCCGTCGACCGATCGCCCCTAGCGGGTTCGCTTTTGCCTTCGTCTCCGGCTGCGACTTGC
The Rhodothermales bacterium genome window above contains:
- a CDS encoding ABC transporter permease — translated: MEAQATQPSPLAVQPRPPGRDDQAQGEPFIRIEPPKGWRLVNWRELVAYRDLLTQFVLRDVSARYKQTVLGYAWAVIRPVFSMVVFTVIFGNLAAVPSDGAPYALFSYAALLPWTYFSGALGGATNSLTAQKGIFTKVYFPRLIIPLAPVITGLVDFAIASVVLAGLMVYYGVAPTLNVVFLPLLILIMVATAFGAGLWLSSLSVQYRDVNQAMTFAMQLLMYAAPVVWPVSLIVEKFPVWGETLRLVYGLYPMAGVIEGFRASLLGTVPMPWDLIAIGAGVAAFLVITGSLLFRRMERTFADVA
- a CDS encoding glycosyltransferase family 4 protein, which codes for MRLLTLVTDAFGGRGGIAKFNRDLLAALCSHPATTEVVALPRVMPEPVTRLMPGGLTYHHEAAGGKVGYVRAVGRTLLRGGHFDGVVCGHVYLLPLAVLAALWKRVPLLLVIHGIEAWGPTQQGVALRLTRRAFRRLDAFIAVSDVSKRRFAAWTGVDERKGFVVPNCIDASGFGPGSKRPDLLARYGLAGKRVLLTLGRMDPAERYKGFDETLEAVAALAPAHPDLAYLVCGDGGDRPRLERKAVELGVGDRVVFAGYIPEEEKADHYRLADAFVMPGRGEGFGIVYLEALACGVPVVASSHDASREAVRDGALGEVVDPDDAASVRRGILRALATEHDGAPEGLAYFSFDRFRERWHEVVDHVFVPTADPRSETICEPVAESA
- the asnB gene encoding asparagine synthase (glutamine-hydrolyzing), translated to MCGIAAAFAYNDGSGVDRAALGRTCDQMSRRGPDGEGTWFAPDGRAGLGHRRLSIIDLSADGAQPMVSGGGVSSAGSSAGSGAHVIAFNGEIYNYQAIRDRLEKAGHQFRSHSDTEVLLHLWAERGEEMLGELRGMFAFALWDAERGGLFLARDPYGIKPLYVADDGRTLWAASQVKALLAGGGIDTGPDPAGHVGFFLWGHVPEPHTLYRGIRALPPGHSLWVDRSGEKRERCFASVSDALSAAETDADAFRGHAPDELRAALLDSVRHHLVADVDVGVFLSSGRDSTTLAALAAEVGGRLRTVTLGFEEYRGTADDEVPLAEAVAAHYGAQHDTVWIDRADFHASFDDFLAAMDQPTLDGVNSYFVSRAAAQAGLKVALSGLGGDELFGGYPSFTEIPRLVGLVGRVPLAGRIGPGVRAVAAPVLGRFTSPKYAGLLEYGNDVAGAYILRRSLFMPWELPGLLDPDLVREGWRTLDTRARLEATTRGIERDRLKISALESTWYMRNQLLRDTDWASMAHSLEVRTPLVDWKLLHDVAPLLAADPTLGKHSMAETPARGLPDAVLNRPKTGFTTPVRRWMLEEGLVSSSDRGLRGWAREVHARYTGGRPTGTRHTGAP
- a CDS encoding replication initiation protein; translation: MQPLQDVPLRRDWVVKSNDLINAKYDWTVLQQRMILLMIAQLDLDADDFGNQTVYIGDLLDQGHVTGNAYYERAAEAAHVLLNQKIYVMAESGRWRGYNLLSYVEPAPGYIIARFNQDMRPFLLQLKRRFTRYMLEHVMRFQSPYSIRIYELAQQYADVGHRTIELDALRTMLAVEDKYPRFYDFRRRVLEQARREIRKFTDLEVTYDIVRDGRTPTAVKLYIRRKDEHESREQAPARRTRRKGDAARDPAQQALELPVDPTSARPATPRPASKPDPQRDPERSAFQAWLAERSGEEQADLERRATERLDPFVRQIVRKNPAGVAAQASLRAEMMALWREAMAES